One window of Treponema denticola genomic DNA carries:
- a CDS encoding YwqG family protein, protein MKQFPDFLKEYKTALQKYRQRSVEILAEPLNDGETTDIKSSKFLGTPYLPVGTDYPKDKDGKPLVLWVQLNFSEIPHLDDYPENGIVQFFASADKWYDCEEIKVLFHAHTDSPPQTDFPFLTEDLYEDCPIWCGHRLQFKEAEEYGGTEDFRCSCMFNGKSPWELYDTLEPAQKEVFDDLFYGTGHKIGGYSYFTQTDPRDYGQEHKNDVSLLQIDSDDKIMFGDTGTAHFFINKDDLKNRNFNKVWMYWDCC, encoded by the coding sequence ATGAAACAATTTCCGGATTTTCTGAAAGAATACAAAACCGCTTTACAAAAATACAGGCAGCGCTCTGTCGAAATTCTTGCGGAACCCCTAAACGACGGTGAAACAACTGATATAAAAAGTTCCAAGTTTTTGGGAACCCCTTATTTGCCTGTCGGTACGGACTATCCGAAAGACAAGGATGGCAAGCCGCTTGTTTTATGGGTGCAATTAAATTTTTCGGAAATTCCTCATTTGGACGATTATCCCGAAAATGGTATTGTGCAGTTTTTCGCTTCGGCAGATAAGTGGTACGATTGCGAAGAAATAAAAGTACTTTTCCACGCGCATACGGACTCGCCGCCTCAAACTGATTTTCCGTTCTTAACCGAAGATTTGTACGAAGACTGCCCGATATGGTGCGGGCACCGTTTGCAGTTTAAAGAAGCTGAAGAGTACGGCGGTACCGAAGATTTCCGGTGCAGCTGTATGTTCAACGGAAAAAGCCCGTGGGAGCTTTATGATACGCTTGAGCCTGCACAAAAAGAAGTATTTGATGATTTATTTTACGGCACGGGGCACAAGATAGGCGGTTATTCATATTTTACACAAACCGATCCGCGCGATTACGGGCAAGAACATAAGAATGATGTTTCGCTTTTGCAAATCGATAGCGATGATAAGATTATGTTCGGGGATACCGGCACGGCTCATTTTTTTATCAATAAAGACGATTTGAAAAACAGAAACTTCAATAAGGTGTGGATGTATTGGGATTGCTGTTAA
- a CDS encoding ParA family protein, with translation MGKTFVFVNQKGGVGKTTSVINLGAYIALTGKKTLLIDFDPQGNMSSGVGIQKKRPTVYEALAQKTSIKNTIYPTTVKNLSAIPASIDLSGATVELVDEADREFYLKNIIESVKNEYDYILIDCPPSLGILTLNGLTAADQVYIPLQCEYFALEGLTLLLQTVQRVQQSLNPSLEIGGIFFTMFDSRTNLAQEVVQQVSSYFKDKVFSTIIPRNVRLSEAPSHGIPICNYDAKCTGAKSYEKLANEVLNRG, from the coding sequence ATGGGAAAAACATTTGTTTTTGTAAACCAAAAGGGCGGGGTCGGGAAGACGACTTCCGTAATTAATTTGGGTGCTTACATCGCACTGACAGGAAAAAAGACTCTTTTAATAGACTTTGACCCTCAGGGGAATATGTCTTCCGGTGTCGGTATTCAAAAAAAGCGGCCGACCGTTTATGAGGCCCTTGCCCAAAAGACCTCAATAAAAAATACCATCTACCCTACAACGGTAAAAAACTTATCGGCAATCCCGGCTTCAATAGACCTTTCGGGAGCAACGGTAGAGCTTGTAGACGAAGCCGACAGGGAATTCTATCTTAAAAATATTATCGAAAGCGTAAAAAACGAATACGATTATATCCTAATCGACTGCCCCCCGTCTTTAGGTATCTTAACCTTAAACGGACTCACAGCAGCCGATCAAGTGTACATACCGCTTCAATGCGAATACTTTGCTCTTGAAGGTTTAACCCTTCTTTTGCAGACAGTTCAAAGGGTACAGCAAAGCCTTAATCCTTCTCTTGAAATAGGTGGAATATTTTTTACCATGTTCGACTCAAGAACCAATCTTGCTCAAGAAGTTGTACAGCAGGTATCCTCATATTTTAAAGATAAGGTTTTTTCGACTATTATTCCGCGGAATGTAAGATTATCCGAAGCCCCCTCACATGGAATTCCGATTTGCAATTATGATGCAAAATGTACGGGAGCAAAAAGTTACGAAAAACTTGCAAATGAGGTACTGAACCGTGGCTAA
- a CDS encoding DUF6966 domain-containing protein: MSNLPNKKDYKLENDRYYIYALQALKQLFTETSCTWQKWIETDIEEYLSTGSVEHHLGAYGGMGSINDIWICKVNNHTINDEAEPWANELMEYLKCLSYGIANIIKAGKKINIEKIFAESRTREILTGIQCDSCGFSQIHKRETDSYLASLLLPKMVKEAVLQNQMGELIAACLIPDIPNLVEERERIIKLAEQSGIGFSASKNSCCKKCGSDTRIKYWKLDGKRI; the protein is encoded by the coding sequence ATGTCAAACTTACCGAATAAAAAAGATTATAAGCTGGAAAATGATAGATACTATATTTATGCATTGCAAGCTTTAAAACAATTGTTTACCGAAACGTCCTGTACTTGGCAAAAATGGATTGAAACCGATATTGAAGAATACTTAAGCACAGGCAGCGTTGAGCATCATCTTGGGGCTTACGGAGGAATGGGCAGTATAAATGATATTTGGATTTGCAAGGTAAATAATCATACTATAAACGACGAGGCTGAACCATGGGCAAATGAGTTGATGGAATATCTTAAATGCCTTTCTTACGGAATTGCAAATATAATAAAAGCAGGAAAAAAAATCAATATTGAAAAAATATTCGCAGAAAGCCGGACACGGGAAATCTTAACCGGCATTCAGTGTGACTCTTGCGGTTTTTCACAAATACACAAAAGAGAAACGGATTCGTATTTGGCTTCACTTCTTTTACCTAAAATGGTAAAAGAAGCTGTCTTACAAAACCAAATGGGAGAATTGATTGCAGCTTGCCTCATACCGGATATTCCGAACTTGGTTGAAGAAAGAGAGCGGATTATAAAACTTGCGGAACAAAGCGGAATAGGTTTTTCGGCATCTAAAAATTCTTGCTGCAAAAAATGCGGCAGCGATACAAGAATCAAATATTGGAAATTAGACGGAAAACGGATATGA
- a CDS encoding ParB/RepB/Spo0J family partition protein — MAKKSALGRGLNALLEEQPANHIVESLNISEDSIINIDPKLLQPNPYQPRKTFDEEKINELAESIKEHGIIQPIVAEKHEDKGYFIIAGERRTRAAISLGLETVPVILRSFEEKKKLEVALIENIQREDLNAIDEALAYQEIMELAAINQEELAKRVGKSRSAITNSLRILKLPEEMKDALRVNKISAGHARSLLSIVNPADQKILFSRILESELSVREAESMAADLNSGIGRITKKQKKETSSLSTDDFELRDIEQQFINSLGTKVQIKGNLKKGVVEISYFSKDDLDMLYKKINS, encoded by the coding sequence GTGGCTAAAAAATCGGCATTAGGAAGAGGCCTCAATGCCCTCTTGGAAGAACAACCGGCAAATCATATAGTGGAATCACTGAATATTTCCGAAGACTCAATTATCAATATTGACCCTAAACTGCTGCAGCCGAATCCGTATCAGCCTCGAAAAACCTTTGATGAAGAAAAAATAAACGAGCTTGCAGAATCAATAAAAGAACACGGAATAATTCAGCCGATTGTAGCCGAAAAACATGAGGACAAAGGTTATTTTATAATAGCCGGAGAAAGGCGCACAAGAGCAGCCATCAGTTTAGGCTTGGAAACGGTTCCGGTAATCCTACGCAGCTTTGAAGAAAAAAAGAAACTGGAAGTAGCCCTTATCGAAAACATTCAGCGGGAAGACCTAAATGCAATCGATGAAGCCCTTGCCTACCAAGAGATTATGGAACTGGCCGCCATAAACCAAGAAGAACTTGCAAAGAGGGTCGGCAAAAGCCGGTCGGCAATTACAAACAGTTTAAGAATATTAAAGCTGCCGGAAGAAATGAAAGATGCTTTGCGGGTAAATAAAATTTCGGCAGGCCATGCACGTTCTCTACTGTCCATAGTAAATCCAGCCGATCAAAAAATTCTTTTTTCGAGAATTTTAGAATCGGAATTATCGGTACGCGAAGCCGAGTCAATGGCAGCCGATCTTAATTCTGGAATCGGCCGCATAACAAAAAAACAAAAAAAAGAAACGTCTTCACTTTCTACCGATGATTTTGAATTAAGAGATATTGAACAGCAGTTTATAAACTCCTTAGGTACAAAGGTTCAAATAAAGGGAAACTTAAAAAAAGGAGTTGTCGAAATATCATACTTTTCAAAAGATGATTTGGACATGCTATATAAAAAAATAAACTCGTAA
- a CDS encoding nucleotidyltransferase family protein — protein sequence MINKEIFEIRDRFLEAVKPQKIILFGSYAKDSFTEDSDYDFYLIMPDDTKNVLHSAQKAYLSLIDMDTKPVDIVVNTAAVFEKRSKMPTLERVVAQDGVVIYE from the coding sequence ATGATAAATAAGGAAATCTTTGAAATTCGAGATAGATTTTTAGAAGCTGTTAAACCTCAAAAAATAATATTATTCGGATCATATGCTAAAGACTCTTTTACTGAAGACAGTGATTACGATTTTTATCTTATAATGCCTGATGATACTAAGAATGTATTACATTCGGCGCAGAAAGCCTATTTATCTCTGATAGATATGGATACAAAGCCTGTTGATATTGTTGTTAATACTGCTGCGGTATTTGAAAAAAGAAGTAAAATGCCCACACTTGAAAGAGTTGTTGCACAGGATGGAGTTGTTATTTATGAATGA
- a CDS encoding RNA-binding domain-containing protein, which translates to MNLEEVNKLIQNGEKLDVEFKESKDALTKDIYDSVCSFNNRNGGHILLGVTDNSELVYKMYARKQNSYFVNRVYPNLGIDFLDTLVIEKARKMAIARDQNHSWKYMNDGELLRSANLILTDPDTNKEGITLAAILLFGKDNSIMSVLSQHKTDAIFRVENKDRYDDRDVVITNLIDSYNRLMSFGQKHLNDLFILDGIVSVKARDRILREIISNTLAHRDYSSGFPAKMIIDEEKIIIENSNLAHGIGILDIQKFEPFPKNPSISKVFREIGLADELGSGMRNTYKYVQLYSEEKPIFEEGNIFRTIIPLKKIATQKVGSENVARNVAQGVARDKGEIIAFIKEKIRKDKKITRQAIADAAGVSKKTIERYIKEIDNLKYVGRGSNGHWEIKGESNLW; encoded by the coding sequence ATGAATTTAGAAGAAGTAAATAAACTAATTCAAAATGGTGAAAAACTCGATGTGGAGTTTAAAGAATCAAAAGACGCCTTAACTAAAGATATTTATGATTCGGTATGCTCATTTAATAATAGAAATGGCGGACATATATTGTTAGGAGTCACAGATAATTCAGAGCTTGTATATAAAATGTATGCAAGAAAGCAAAACTCTTATTTTGTTAACAGAGTATATCCAAATCTTGGAATAGATTTTTTAGATACCCTTGTAATTGAAAAAGCCAGAAAAATGGCAATTGCAAGAGATCAAAATCATTCATGGAAATATATGAATGATGGAGAGCTTCTTAGAAGTGCCAATCTAATTTTGACTGATCCTGATACTAACAAAGAAGGCATTACCCTAGCTGCAATTTTACTATTTGGAAAAGACAATTCCATTATGTCAGTTCTCTCTCAGCACAAAACAGACGCAATATTTAGAGTAGAAAATAAAGATAGATATGATGATAGAGATGTTGTTATTACTAATTTGATTGACAGTTATAATAGGTTAATGAGTTTTGGACAAAAGCATTTAAATGATTTATTTATCTTAGATGGAATTGTTAGCGTTAAAGCTAGAGACAGGATATTAAGAGAAATAATTTCTAATACTTTAGCCCATAGAGATTATTCGAGCGGATTTCCTGCTAAAATGATTATTGATGAGGAAAAAATTATAATTGAAAATAGCAATTTAGCACATGGGATAGGAATTTTAGATATACAAAAATTTGAACCCTTTCCCAAGAACCCCTCAATATCCAAAGTATTCAGAGAAATAGGACTTGCCGACGAGCTTGGTTCCGGAATGCGTAACACCTATAAATATGTTCAGCTTTATTCAGAAGAAAAACCTATTTTTGAAGAAGGAAATATATTTAGAACAATTATTCCACTTAAAAAGATTGCAACACAAAAAGTCGGCAGCGAAAATGTCGCCCGCAATGTCGCTCAGGGTGTCGCCCGCGATAAAGGAGAAATTATTGCATTTATAAAAGAAAAAATAAGAAAAGATAAAAAAATAACAAGGCAAGCCATTGCCGATGCCGCCGGTGTAAGTAAAAAAACAATAGAACGATATATAAAAGAAATAGATAATTTAAAATATGTAGGAAGAGGCAGCAATGGACATTGGGAGATAAAAGGAGAGTCAAACTTATGGTAA
- a CDS encoding HEPN domain-containing protein — MNDEAVKEWFDFANMDFVCAKHLYENMHPRPLTIICYHCQQASEKFLKGLLIGLNEEIQKTHDLLVLAKLIKNSIDVPIDILKICAILNPYSVRSRYPQEVYVDDNDTKYAIDSAYKLKKWVEGAVDAL, encoded by the coding sequence ATGAATGATGAAGCAGTCAAAGAATGGTTTGATTTTGCAAACATGGATTTTGTTTGTGCAAAACATCTATATGAAAATATGCATCCCAGGCCTTTAACTATTATCTGTTATCATTGTCAGCAAGCTTCAGAAAAATTTTTAAAAGGTTTGCTTATAGGGCTAAATGAAGAAATTCAAAAGACACATGATTTACTTGTACTGGCGAAATTGATAAAAAACAGCATCGATGTTCCGATTGATATTTTGAAAATATGTGCAATTCTCAATCCTTATAGTGTTAGAAGCCGATATCCGCAAGAGGTTTATGTAGACGATAATGATACAAAATATGCTATAGATTCGGCATACAAATTAAAGAAATGGGTAGAAGGTGCTGTTGATGCCCTCTAA
- a CDS encoding TIGR02757 family protein produces MSNNFNNLKTTLDRLVVKYEKPAFIPADPISIPHRFSKKEDIEIAGFFVSIFAWGNRTAILKSADKLMALLQNQPHAFLTQSTSAQLKIINTFYHRTLNGGDSLAIAKAIRRIYLSGSNFEELFKSKNQDEPLISRMSRFRKEFIKNMDPHNTKHIADMEGGSAAKRLNMFLRWMVRSKDKGVDFGLWKSVKPSELYLPLDVHCARRGRALGLLTRKQNDRKAVEEITERLKEFCPEDPTKYDFALFAPEVEKALAER; encoded by the coding sequence ATGAGCAACAATTTTAATAATTTAAAAACGACTCTTGACCGTCTCGTAGTAAAATACGAAAAACCGGCCTTTATACCTGCCGATCCTATAAGTATTCCGCACCGTTTTTCTAAAAAAGAAGATATAGAAATTGCAGGCTTTTTTGTTTCTATTTTTGCATGGGGAAATAGAACCGCCATCTTAAAAAGTGCGGATAAACTGATGGCTCTCTTACAAAATCAGCCTCACGCATTTTTAACTCAAAGCACATCGGCTCAACTAAAAATAATAAACACTTTTTATCACCGCACCCTAAACGGAGGAGACAGCCTCGCCATAGCAAAGGCTATAAGACGCATTTATTTATCGGGCTCAAATTTTGAAGAATTATTTAAATCTAAAAATCAAGATGAGCCTTTGATAAGCAGGATGAGCCGATTTAGAAAAGAATTTATCAAAAACATGGATCCGCATAATACAAAGCATATAGCCGATATGGAAGGCGGTTCTGCAGCAAAAAGACTGAACATGTTTTTACGCTGGATGGTAAGGTCTAAGGATAAGGGGGTCGATTTCGGTTTATGGAAAAGCGTTAAACCGTCTGAGCTCTATCTCCCTTTGGATGTTCACTGTGCCCGAAGAGGAAGAGCTCTAGGCCTTTTAACCCGCAAACAAAATGACCGCAAAGCCGTAGAAGAAATAACGGAACGCCTTAAAGAATTTTGTCCCGAAGATCCTACAAAATACGACTTTGCTCTTTTTGCCCCCGAAGTCGAAAAAGCCTTGGCCGAAAGATAA
- a CDS encoding immunity 53 family protein — translation MRSIVDWLQDWTKTQIDGDWEHEQGISIGMLDNPGWILRADISNYGDFLKASEPLGRDNDEDWIDFEIRIIAKTYVYIEIFGDINKLNQILHSFKAIIEELEEIEKRGIGILSSQRIKEIIDSVSQSLKKKS, via the coding sequence ATGCGCAGTATAGTAGATTGGTTACAAGACTGGACAAAAACTCAAATTGACGGCGACTGGGAACACGAGCAGGGTATTTCTATTGGTATGTTAGATAATCCTGGCTGGATTTTAAGGGCTGATATAAGTAATTATGGCGATTTTTTAAAAGCAAGCGAGCCTTTGGGCAGAGACAATGATGAAGATTGGATAGATTTCGAAATAAGAATAATTGCTAAAACTTATGTCTACATTGAAATTTTTGGGGATATTAACAAGCTGAATCAAATACTTCACTCTTTTAAAGCAATTATCGAAGAATTAGAAGAAATAGAGAAAAGAGGTATTGGAATACTTTCATCTCAAAGAATAAAAGAAATAATAGACTCTGTATCACAATCATTGAAAAAGAAAAGTTGA
- a CDS encoding nucleotidyltransferase family protein gives MKPTLLVLAAGMGSRYGGVKQIAAVGRHDETLLDYAVYDAMNNGFGKVVFIIREDIENDFRERFFNRIARNCNADYVFQSMDGFLTDEQIKRAVNRKKPWGTAHAILSAELKINEPFAVINADDYYGRSAYKTIATHLSTLSNDSTEHAMVGYILDKTLSRSGSVSRGVCQVGNGYLIGITEHKDIAYKKEGSVEKIISEHEGKNIEFSGKETVSMNLFGFSPKIFDFMNEYFKDFIHKYAESEKAECLLPEGVGAMMKKGLGKVKVYTTTERWFGMTYPEDREIVKNELENKVKEGYYPEFLWR, from the coding sequence ATGAAACCAACTCTTTTAGTTCTAGCTGCCGGAATGGGCAGCCGATACGGAGGTGTAAAACAAATCGCCGCTGTCGGAAGGCATGATGAAACCTTATTGGACTATGCTGTTTATGACGCGATGAATAACGGCTTTGGAAAGGTTGTTTTTATAATTAGGGAAGATATTGAAAACGATTTTAGAGAGCGTTTTTTTAATAGAATTGCACGCAATTGCAATGCCGATTATGTATTCCAATCTATGGACGGGTTTTTGACCGATGAGCAAATAAAAAGGGCTGTCAACCGGAAAAAACCTTGGGGAACAGCTCATGCTATTTTGTCTGCGGAGTTAAAAATAAATGAACCATTTGCCGTTATAAATGCCGATGACTACTACGGCCGCTCCGCTTATAAAACGATAGCAACCCATCTTTCAACCCTATCAAATGATTCCACGGAACACGCTATGGTCGGTTATATCTTGGATAAAACCTTGAGCCGCTCCGGTTCCGTTTCGCGAGGGGTCTGCCAAGTAGGAAACGGTTACCTTATCGGAATAACCGAACACAAGGATATTGCATACAAAAAAGAAGGTTCAGTCGAAAAGATTATTTCCGAACATGAGGGAAAGAACATTGAATTTTCAGGTAAGGAAACCGTCTCGATGAACCTATTCGGCTTCTCTCCTAAAATCTTCGACTTTATGAATGAGTATTTTAAAGACTTTATCCATAAATATGCAGAAAGTGAAAAAGCCGAATGTCTTTTGCCTGAAGGTGTAGGCGCAATGATGAAAAAGGGCTTAGGTAAGGTTAAGGTTTATACTACCACTGAAAGATGGTTTGGAATGACCTATCCCGAAGACAGAGAAATTGTTAAAAACGAACTTGAAAATAAGGTAAAAGAAGGCTACTATCCCGAATTCCTGTGGAGATAA
- a CDS encoding YfbM family protein: MGMIANYQLISDRDLKKLMTEKDIADFTEELQEAEDCILFDMDKMWDVLHFVLTGVSAGEPIEGNPLSEAIVGVNSFEECEDFIGYTKKETIPLIVKKLNETDIDSLLENFSMQKCKENKLYPNIWGYEDEKEEIIDELKCAFAGLKDFYNEAAQAGQNVLVSIY, translated from the coding sequence ATGGGAATGATTGCAAACTATCAACTCATAAGTGATAGGGACTTAAAAAAACTTATGACCGAAAAAGACATTGCGGATTTTACGGAAGAACTGCAAGAAGCCGAAGACTGTATTTTATTCGACATGGATAAAATGTGGGACGTTTTACATTTTGTACTTACCGGTGTTTCAGCAGGAGAGCCGATAGAGGGTAACCCGCTCAGTGAAGCAATTGTCGGAGTAAATTCTTTCGAAGAATGCGAAGATTTTATCGGATATACAAAAAAGGAAACCATACCATTAATCGTGAAAAAATTAAATGAAACCGATATTGATTCTCTTTTGGAAAACTTCAGTATGCAAAAATGTAAGGAAAATAAACTGTATCCGAATATCTGGGGTTATGAAGATGAAAAAGAAGAAATTATAGATGAACTTAAATGTGCATTTGCCGGACTTAAAGATTTTTATAACGAAGCAGCCCAAGCAGGTCAAAATGTTTTGGTTTCCATTTATTAA
- a CDS encoding DUF4304 domain-containing protein: protein MKPRELCEKAWQEIAGNFPDFKVLGKGKTLRKIANNKDIIFEIYFQANRYNYESSVEFIPHINIYSKAMKKAGITGEGIIYGGELSSLAGRKAGDWWQLAGASYKDTVTQITGLLHKHIMPLFADFEDTNKNIERILNGSLKGYALLYYIYYFGGKEPAERYFNKVIKEDKLKKKYISFYSSLKEIPKENIDLHFEDFYGASLIKFAYLHGLEIIQ from the coding sequence ATGAAACCAAGAGAACTTTGCGAAAAAGCATGGCAAGAAATAGCAGGCAATTTCCCCGACTTTAAAGTGTTAGGTAAAGGAAAGACTTTACGAAAAATTGCAAATAACAAAGACATTATTTTTGAAATATATTTTCAAGCCAATAGATACAACTATGAATCTAGTGTTGAGTTTATCCCGCATATCAACATTTATTCAAAGGCTATGAAAAAAGCAGGCATAACCGGTGAAGGAATTATTTACGGAGGAGAACTTAGTTCTTTAGCCGGAAGAAAAGCGGGCGATTGGTGGCAGTTGGCCGGAGCAAGCTATAAAGATACCGTAACGCAAATTACGGGATTATTACATAAACACATTATGCCTTTATTTGCAGACTTTGAAGATACAAATAAAAATATTGAAAGAATTTTAAACGGCTCATTAAAAGGGTATGCTTTGCTCTACTATATCTACTATTTTGGCGGTAAAGAGCCGGCTGAAAGATATTTTAATAAAGTCATCAAAGAAGATAAGTTAAAGAAAAAATATATTTCGTTTTATAGCTCATTAAAAGAAATTCCAAAAGAAAATATCGATTTACATTTTGAGGACTTTTACGGTGCAAGTTTAATCAAATTTGCATATTTACATGGTTTAGAAATTATTCAATAA
- a CDS encoding DUF4261 domain-containing protein produces MKEKKSNGEDKILKQDMSQTADRPGMVFMVHLLMEEKCEMPEKEYIHKIMCEHLGEADCFCYNSNMAGFAPKKYSVHYEKEKLNVPPQLIIMNCSEIEKPIMDDVSATQLWNCPNGGEILETCKYQVMATDMLAAGLDYKERAEMLVNYVEALVNIYPSCKAVVFEISKKMLTREDILNCTLPKEMRFIHYAVNIRFFNIQGTNDMLVDSLGMSTLFLPDVQYHFHGLNPNDVVNHAYNVLSYIYDNDNPIEDGNTIAGLTDGNMDSDIKWKVQYEDSLIQPIREVIDINTGEYASGNR; encoded by the coding sequence ATGAAAGAAAAAAAATCAAATGGAGAAGACAAAATTCTCAAACAGGATATGAGTCAAACTGCCGACCGTCCGGGCATGGTTTTTATGGTTCATTTACTTATGGAAGAAAAATGTGAAATGCCCGAAAAAGAGTATATACATAAAATTATGTGTGAACATTTAGGCGAAGCGGATTGCTTTTGTTATAACAGTAATATGGCAGGTTTTGCTCCCAAAAAATATTCCGTGCACTATGAAAAGGAAAAACTAAATGTACCTCCGCAGCTCATTATTATGAACTGTTCTGAAATTGAAAAACCGATTATGGATGATGTTTCAGCAACACAATTATGGAATTGCCCGAACGGCGGCGAAATTCTGGAAACTTGTAAATATCAAGTAATGGCAACGGATATGTTGGCTGCCGGTTTAGATTATAAAGAAAGAGCGGAAATGCTGGTAAATTATGTTGAAGCATTAGTAAACATATATCCGTCTTGCAAAGCAGTAGTTTTCGAAATATCTAAAAAAATGCTGACGAGAGAAGATATTCTAAACTGCACATTGCCCAAAGAAATGCGCTTCATCCATTATGCAGTAAACATTCGTTTTTTTAATATTCAAGGAACAAACGATATGCTGGTCGATTCACTCGGTATGAGCACCTTGTTTCTACCTGATGTTCAATATCATTTTCATGGCTTGAACCCGAATGACGTTGTAAACCATGCATATAATGTTTTATCCTACATTTATGATAATGATAATCCGATAGAAGACGGAAATACAATTGCGGGTCTTACGGACGGCAATATGGATTCAGATATAAAATGGAAGGTTCAATATGAAGATTCTCTCATACAGCCGATAAGAGAAGTTATAGACATTAATACGGGCGAATACGCTTCGGGAAATAGATAA
- a CDS encoding ATP-binding protein, giving the protein MKEYRARIVDDMLKDKLESKGAVVIEGPKWCGKTTTAMQVAGSILRMDEPSKRETNIQMSEIDPGRLLKGKAPRLIDEWQIAPKLWDAARYEVDTRGEEGQFILTGSAVPIESREITHSGTGRFTWLMMRPMSLFESGDSTGEVSLNQLFENPSVIDGMNNLSIENLAFLICRGGWPHAVGMKEKPALLQAEDYYEAVIKSDINRADGVSKNPERVKRLMRSFARNQGTQISNTMLRDDIISNDTESLNEDTIASYINALKNIFVVEDMPAWNPNLRSKTSIRTSDTRYYVDPSIAIAALGIGPKDLTNDLNTMGLLFETLCVRDLRVYAESIGGNVLHYRDKSGLECDTVIHLKNGRYGLAEIKLGGQKFIEDAAENLKSLSNKIDTSKMPAPSFLMIVIGIGEFSYKREDGIFIVPIGCLKN; this is encoded by the coding sequence ATGAAAGAATATAGAGCCCGCATAGTAGACGATATGTTAAAAGATAAACTTGAGTCAAAAGGAGCTGTTGTTATTGAAGGCCCTAAATGGTGCGGAAAAACCACAACAGCAATGCAAGTCGCAGGCAGTATATTGAGAATGGATGAACCAAGCAAAAGAGAAACAAATATCCAAATGTCTGAAATAGACCCCGGAAGATTGCTAAAAGGTAAGGCCCCAAGACTTATTGACGAATGGCAGATAGCACCAAAGCTATGGGATGCAGCAAGATATGAGGTTGATACAAGAGGTGAAGAAGGACAGTTTATACTTACAGGTTCGGCAGTACCTATAGAATCAAGGGAAATAACTCATTCGGGAACAGGCCGTTTTACATGGTTAATGATGAGACCCATGTCTTTATTTGAATCAGGAGATTCAACAGGAGAAGTAAGTTTAAATCAGCTTTTTGAAAATCCTAGTGTGATAGACGGTATGAATAATTTAAGCATAGAAAATTTGGCTTTTTTAATTTGCAGAGGTGGGTGGCCTCATGCCGTTGGAATGAAGGAGAAACCTGCATTACTCCAAGCTGAAGATTACTATGAAGCAGTCATAAAATCCGATATTAATAGAGCTGATGGTGTGAGTAAAAATCCGGAAAGAGTAAAAAGATTGATGAGGTCTTTTGCAAGAAATCAAGGAACACAAATTTCCAACACTATGCTGAGGGATGATATAATTTCAAATGATACGGAATCTTTAAATGAAGATACCATTGCATCCTATATTAATGCACTAAAAAATATTTTTGTGGTCGAAGATATGCCTGCGTGGAATCCTAATTTAAGATCAAAAACATCAATCAGAACTTCCGATACAAGATACTATGTAGATCCTTCAATAGCGATAGCCGCTCTTGGAATTGGACCGAAAGATTTGACTAATGATTTAAACACAATGGGGCTGCTATTTGAAACGCTGTGTGTAAGAGATCTTCGAGTATATGCAGAAAGTATTGGAGGTAATGTTTTACATTATAGGGATAAATCAGGTTTGGAATGTGATACGGTAATTCATCTAAAAAACGGCAGATATGGTTTAGCAGAAATTAAACTGGGCGGCCAAAAATTTATTGAAGATGCAGCGGAAAACTTAAAATCGTTGTCGAATAAAATTGATACATCAAAAATGCCTGCTCCTTCTTTTTTGATGATAGTTATTGGAATAGGAGAGTTTTCATATAAACGAGAGGATGGTATTTTTATAGTGCCTATAGGATGTTTGAAAAATTAA